In Solanum pennellii chromosome 7, SPENNV200, the following are encoded in one genomic region:
- the LOC107024077 gene encoding peptide methionine sulfoxide reductase B1, chloroplastic, whose product MASRTIQISSFSSRLNFLSKPQLGLNSKPLSCLTFGGFKRKISVSIRAMGSSASSSKSDSVQGGSKMDYSSISDEEWKKKLTNEQFYITRQKGTERAFTGEYWNSKTPGTYHCICCDTPLFESSTKFDSGTGWPSYYQPIDNNVKSKMDLSIIFMPRQEVLCAACDAHLGHVFDDGPPPTGKRYCINSASLKLKPK is encoded by the exons ATGGCTTCTCGAACCATACAAATCTCCTCTTTCAGCTCACGATTGAACTTTTTATCAAAACCCCAATTGGGATTAAACAGCAAGCCACTATCTTGCTTAACTTTTGGaggattcaaaagaaaaatttcagTCTCAATTCGTGCAATGGGCTCCTCAGCTTCTTCTTCCAAATCCGATAGTGTTCAAG GGGGCAGTAAAATGGATTATAGCTCTATAAGCGATGAGGAGTGGAAGAAGAAGCTTACAAATGAACAATTTTACATTACACGGCAAAAGGGTACAGAACGGGCATTCACTGG GGAGTACTGGAACAGTAAGACCCCTGGAACATATCACTGCATTTGCTGCGATACTCCTTTATTTGA ATCTTCTACCAAATTTGATAGTGGAACCGGATGGCCATCGTACTACCAGCCCATAGACAACAATGTGAAGTCAAAGATGGACTTGTCTATCattttcatgcctcgtcaagaAGTTCTATGTGCAGCTTGCGATGCTCATCTTGGGCATGTATTTGATGATGGCCCTCCGCCTACTGGAAAGCGTTACTGCATCAATAG CGCTTCCCTGAAATTGAAGCCAAAGTAG
- the LOC107025986 gene encoding uncharacterized protein LOC107025986, whose protein sequence is MTQTPKQNFEEEKRDTVENMKGLTTPLQSKYWHTTAQNNLKNPESFNLYSHPVQFNGKNNSPISRIVKPISCFASENQNQPILKESKPPLVVVGSANADIYVEIDRLPKEGETISAKTGQTLAGGKGANQAVCGGKLDYPTFFIGQVGEDAHGRLITEALESGGVCVDHLTTVANAPTGNAVVMLQSDGENSIIIVGGANMSCWPEELSYEDLEIVRSAGIVLLQREIPDFVNIQVAKAARNAGVPVILDAGGADSPIPLELLRCVEIFSPNETELARITKMPTGNFEHISNAVEQCYDMGVNQVLVKLGANGSALFTKGEEPLRQPIIKAAKVIDTTGAGDTFTAAFAVALVEGKSKEECLRFAAAAASLCVQVKGAIPSMPEKKAVFNLLQSA, encoded by the exons ATGACTCAAACGCCAAAgcaaaattttgaagaagaaaagagggatACTGTAGAAAACATGAAAGGTCTAACAACACCTTTACAATCAAAATATTGGCACACAACAGCCCAAAACAACCTCAAAAACCCAGAAAGTTTCAATCTTTACAGTCATCCAGTTCAATTTAATGGCAAAAACAACAGCCCCATATCAAGAATAGTGAAACCCATCTCTTGTTTTGCTTCAGAGAACCAAAATCAGCCAATCTTGAAAGAATCAAAGCCTCCATTGGTTGTAGTTGGATCAGCTAATGCAGATATCTATGTGGAGATTGATAGGTTACCAAAAGAAGGGGAAACAATTTCAGCCAAAACAGGTCAAACATTGGCTGGTGGAAAAGGGGCTAATCAAGCTGTTTGTGGTGGAAAGCTTGATTATCCAACTTTTTTTATTGGTCAAGTTGGTGAAGATGCTCATGGGAGATTGATTACTGAAGCTTTAGAGAGTGGTGGGGTTTGTGTGGATCACCTTACTACTGTTGCTAATGCTCCAACTGGAAATGCTGTGGTGATGCTTCAGTCTGATGGGGAGAATTCAATTATTATTGTTGGTGGTGCAAACATGTCTTGCTGGCCTGAAGAATTGTCATATGAGGATTTGGAGATTGTGAGAAGTGCTGGGATTGTGTTGCTCCAAAGGGAAATTCCAGATTTTGTTAACATCCAAGTTGCAAAG GCTGCCAGGAATGCAGGTGTTCCAGTTATTCTAGATGCTGGTGGAGCAGATTCTCCAATCCCTCTAGAACTTCTTCGTTGTGTTGAGATTTTCAGCCCGAATGAAACTGAGCTGGCTCGAATAACAAAAATGCCAACTGGAAATTTCGAACATATCAGCAATGCAGTGGAACAGTGCTATGACATG GGAGTTAACCAGGTCCTTGTTAAGCTTGGGGCCAATGGATCTGCTCTTTTCACCAAAGGAGAGGAACCCTTGCGGCAACCCATTATTAAAGCTGCAAAAGTCATTGATACAACAGGAGCTGGTGACACTTTTACAGCTGCTTTTGCAGTGGCCCTAGTGGAGGGTAAATCTAAAGAGGAATGTTTGAGATTTGCTG CTGCAGCCGCTTCTCTATGTGTTCAAGTGAAAGGAGCCATTCCAAGCATGCCTGAGAAGAAAGCAGTGTTCAATCTTCTTCAGTCAGCTTGA